Genomic DNA from Trichoderma asperellum chromosome 5, complete sequence:
GCCATTCAATGAGCTCTCGGCCCCACATCCGCGCCGGGATGCCTATGCCGCCTACAAGAGCCGTGGTGATGACTGTGTTTCGCGAGACTGAAAGCAAAAGTCTCTCCGGGAGAGGTCCGGGATGCCGCCATTTTGGGACGGACTGGCGGATGCCGGTGATGGCGAGGCCGATGATGGAGCCTGTGGTGACGGCGCGAGTGAGGACGTGagtgatgaggatgacgtgAGGAAGAGGCTGGTCTTCGGCGTAGGGCGTGTGTGGGAAATAGCGAGACATTGTGTTGAATTATGAAGCTGAGATTTCGACTCTTTATCTCCCCTCTTATGATTGTGAAGCCGGCTGTTGCTTCTTTACAGGTGGCGTGATAATAGCCGGAGTCTTGTAAGTCCTTGAAGAGGCTGGTTCGGAAGTGGTAACGAAGCAGGTTGTGAAATCAACAGACACCAAGCAAAAGATCGTGATGAGATTTTAAAGCTTCATCGAGCGCCGGCTGAGAGAGCTGAGAGAATTTATCGCATCCAGCGATAGCTTCCTGCATGGCCTCAAACTTAGTCGCTTCAGTGACGCAAATCAGGTGAGTCTCATTGGCAGCCTCATTCCTTCTCGCACTCGCTTAGCTGCTTACCTTGGCCTGGGGTAGCGCCACATGCGAGGTACCTGAGATTGCATGGCGCCTCCCACCCAAGGCCGTGTACTCGGTACGCGCAATTCGGGCATTCGGGAGAAAGCCAACTCCTTCGTGCCAATTAGTAGATCCTAAAGAATTGTAATGCCTCCCACTATGCCATTCAACTAAACAAATACATATTATTCCTCTCTtgatatatagatatatctGACTAATGTACCTGAATCTACGACCCAGAATCTGAGCGGAGCAAGTACCTATTTTTAGGCAGGTAATGAGTCGTATTTCacaagctcagcagcaaaACTGCTTGATCCGGCAAATCGATTCGACATTGCTACTTGCATTGAGGACTCAAAAATTGCACCTAACTGAGCGTTCAATAACTTATGGAGTAAGCATGTATTATGCGAGTTATTTACGTAAGTTGAAACACCAAAAGATCGTGTCAGATCGCTACGATAGTCAACAATGTGTTCCAACCTCTTGTATGAAGTATTGCCCATAGTAATGCAAGCGTCATTGCCATACCCGGTTATTTTGATTGTGGGCCTTCAGGTCCTCAGGGCAATATTTATGTAACCGATCTCTTCAACCAGCTACAAACTATCCAGATACCTATTACAGATTACATAGACATCTCGCGCTTACTTCAGCGTGCATCAATATGCGTGAACCGGTCAAGCAGGAACATGTGCTAATACCACTTTTATAGACACGCCATTGCTGCTCAACTCAGATGAGATTCAATGCAAAGAAATCCAGtcaacagaaaaagaaaatggaatagaaaaaaagacgccaTCCGACCTCGACGAATCGCGGGGTTAGCTTCAGCCGGCTCGACACCCTATTCGCGGAATCTCGCTGTTGCGCCGCTGTCCGCAAAAAAGATGCAATTCGGCCCGAGGGGCATAGCTTCTACACCTTGCCCGGCTTTCTATCCAGGATGCTACAGTAACAGCTCTTGAATAGCTCTCAGAACACCAATGAAAACACCAATTGGTAGTTACGTAAACAGAGCTGAGTCCTCACGTTCTTGGAACTTTGTCAACGCGGATATTTATCCGGTAGCTGGCAGTACCAAGTAAGTGCAGTGTTAACATAGCTTTAGGCGAGCTCCCATCGACATGTTCCCGTTTAGGTAGGTGATGAGACAATCCCCCGTGCCGAGCCCGCTCAGTGACAAAATACTGCATTGGCTAATCTGGGGATGGCCTTATGTTGCATTTACCATCGTGCGGGGAGAATGCAGCCATGCTTGTAGATGCAAGGGGGCTCCTATCAAGTTGCATTGAGAAGAGCTCCTCTAGGTCCCGAAGTTCGGACCAGGTCCGGGGACAAGAAACCATATAGTcgtagtatatatatagtaatacgTAGCCATGCAATTGACGCTTCGTCTTTCGCCAACCTGCTGTTCTGCTCTAAAATATTTTCAACATGTTGACGCAGAACGCCGTGTTCGCGCTTCTCAGCGCTGCTTCATCTGTGGCCGCCGATGTATACACTATTCCTTCTCAGCCAAATGCCAATGGCGAGCCCTTTGATGGCTTCGTGAGCTACTCAATTGAGTTTTCATCGTTCCCAGATTTCGCTGGTAAGCTTTCCTTGAACTCTCGATCCCATCGGAATTCATCAATTGAGACCAAGTCTCTCTTCTATAGGCAACAAATCGGCTCCAAACACATTCTCGTACAATCTCATCAACAATCTGGGTGCAATTTCTGGCTCCAAGCCATACATCCGTGTTGGTGGTAATACTCAGGATTATGCGCTTTACAATGCGTCGCTCAAGACTTCTCTGGTCGGAATCGTCAACCCCAACAGATCGCCCGACTATCCGACCACCATTCACATCGGTCCCTCTTACTTCGAGTCATACAGCACCTGGCCTGGCGTCAAATTCTCCCATGGCTTGAACCTCGGTCTTGGTGCTAACAGATCGGAGGGATGGCAGACCCTCGTTGACACTGTTCCCTTGGCCTGCAAGGCTCTCAGCCACGGAAACTTGTATACCTGGGAGTACGGCAATGAGCCTGATCTCTATTCGACATCGGCTCAGGGTCCTGTGCGGCCGTCAACTTGGAATGAGAGCACATATGCTTGGCAGTGGCTCAATGGCACGGCTGAGATCAAGAAACAGATCCAAAAGCACTGCCCGGCGCTGTCACTCTTTGGAGAGCCCAAGTTTATGGCTCCGTCCTATGCCGGCACTGGCAATCACCTCAAGGCGCCCCTTGCTTTCCAGGACGGCCTTGACAAGAACAAGGATATTCAATTCTTTTCAACTCACAAGTAGGCTAAACCAAAACTCATCACAGTGGTAAAAGATGTAATTATactgacaaaagaaaaaaaacagctaCATCAGCGGTGCCACTTCTCCTGGGGTCACCTTGCAAGGAACTCTGATGAACCACTCCAGGACCGTAGGCTCAATCCAAGGCCACCTCCCAGAGTACAATGCCATTTTCGCCACTCCAGAAGCCCAGAAGGCTACTCCTCTAATCTTTGGCGAATGCAACTCTCTTTACAACCAGGGCAGACCAGGCCTGTCCAATACCTTTGGAGCGGCCCTCTGGGGCATCGACTTCAACTTGTACGCGGCTTCGGTTGGCTTCAAGCGCGTCCACATGCACATGGGAACGAACTATCGTGTAAGTCAAGACTCATTATCCGTGTCATGTAGAGAAGAGACACTCGTGGCTGATGCAATCAACAGTACCAAGCTTGGCAGCCAATCGAGACAGACCTGGCTTCCAGGGGCACCAAAGCCCCCTACTATGGCAGCATTGCCGTCTCTGCCACGCTGGGCGCCTCAAACATCCTCCCCgtcagcatcaccaacattCCCCTAGCCGATGCCCGCGAAGCCGCCTACGCAGCCCATTACACAAGCCCCTTGCTCAACGGGCATCTCGCTCGCATCACCGTCCTCAACATGCGAGGCTACAACACCACCGTCGACGGCCAGGGCCTTGAACCAGTCGCCAACCCTCCCCCACGCCCCAGCCAGAGCTACACTTTTGCCGTGAGTGGCGTCCGCAACGGAGAGATTGTTGGCATCCAGCGTCTGCTGGCAAACGGAAGCGACGCCATCACCGGCATTACTTTTGATGGATGGAGCTACAACTACGAGCTTGCGCTGGGCAAGCCTGTGCGGCTACACAACGTCACCGTGGGAGAGACTGCGGTTGTGAAGAATGGACAGGTCACTGTGCAGGTGCCTGATTCGTCTGCGGTTGTGCTGAATTTCCCGCTGTTGTGAGAATAGAATGAGACTTCGACTAGGACATGATTTATGAGTACATGTAATAATGTGTATACCTATGCTGGCTGTATTATGTATTTCGTGATGTTGGTGCCTTAGTTCTAAATTGAGGGACATTTCGTGTCATCAACGGATAATTCAAGTATTGAATTGAGAATTGAAGCTAAAAAATGCAGCGGGTACAATAGATCTGTAATAATTCAGTCGCTAAATGGCCGTCTAGCGATGGGCTTATACACACGACGGCGAGATGCAAATGGCTTGCTAACAGAAACAGAAATGAGATCTCCGTATAGTTTGCTATACGATGGCGCATATCAACCAATCATGGGCGGATGGTTTAGTGGTATAATTTTCCCTTAGCATCGGCAATCATTCGATTAGCCTCCCGCATGGGAAAGGTCCGGGGTTCGATTCCCCGTTCGTccagtttatttttttgcattGGTTTACAATTGCTTCCTTCAATCAGCATTTGTCCCTGAGATTCTTTGAGCTGTAACCATACATCAACagattctccttcttcttttttaaggCATATCTTATGGTCTTCGGTCTTCCTTTCATGGTATCAGTCTGTCAAGTCATCTGGTTACATATCAAATGCAAGCGTGCCTATACAGCTGGCCATGACGATGAGGAACTCAGTAGCTGGGAATAATGCGCGATAAAGATACCAGAGGTTTTTCTCATAATCAAGGTCTCTAAAGGTGTAGCAACTGTGCATTCCGTTCATACAGCATTATCAGCTTTATCGATCAAAGCACTTTGAGAGCCAGCTCAAAGAGATCAAAGAAAGCCTCCTGTTCCTTTTCAGCCTTTGCCAGCCCAAATCCGAAGACTAGCGTCCGTCTCTCTTCCGGTGACCGTAGGGATATGTGGCTTGCAATCTGCGAGGCATAAAGCTGTCCAAGCGTTTCTCTACTGTCGCCGCCTCCACCCAGCAGTGTCTTTGGTGCGAGATGAGTCGAAGGGAGCAATCCATGCTTGCCGCTTGGCAGGGCCATGTCAACGATGCCAGCGGAGGTTCCCATCATAGGGACTTGAATCTGCAGCTGTATCAGCATCACTCTTCACTTGTTGCCAGCATATTAACTAGGCATACCCATTGAGCTAGTCGCCCTTCTTGGCTGACTGTAATCATAACCTTGTCCGAGAATTCTAGTAGAGTGACTTCTGTAGGAACTCCATTGACCAGCCCAGAAGCGGATCGACTCCGAGCTGGGAAGGGTTCCTCTCTTATATCTAGCGTCGCCATTCTTAACTTTTGTTGTGTATCCCCCAAGATCCAGGGTAAGTTGCCTCTGTGAGAGCTTCAGAAGCCAAATGAAAGCGCCGAATGGCCCCCGCACTATTCCCGATGCGGATCAAGACTTTGGCGGTCAAAAGCGGCAAAACCGCTGACCCACCAAAATTTCTGGTTATCGCTTCTTGGTTCTCGCGATAGCGCTGCGAATTGAACGACACCAATGCAGCTTAGCATTGAGCATAATGTTATAAagtctctccatctccaagccTTAAAAAATGGCTAAATTCGTGCCACGGCAGAGAAAGCACAGGGTGCTGGCTCGCGAACGAGCCAAAGAAAATGCTCGCCATGAAGTCGAAGACACCAACCAGGAAATCTTGCCGGCTGCGAAAAAGGAcctggaggagaagaaggctcgCATGAAGGAGCAGCTGAAACAAGATGGCGTGAAAATGAGCGGCAAGAAGGCGAAGCGCCTTGAGAAATATATCGATAACAAGCTCCGAAAAGACGAAAACCGAGAATTGCTTGCGAAGCTAGCCGAGAGAAAGATTGATACGAGCCTGTTTTCGAGCAGCAGATCTCTTGGACAGGGACGCGAAACGAAGAAACAGGCATTGACTCGTGCGCTGAGAGAGCACAGAGCTGGAGTTGATCCCACGTCGTCGGCAGAGACTCTCCTTTTCGAACAGCGGCCAgaagttgatgaagatgagagagaagacgaagatgatgcgaATATGTCGGATGACGAGGCTGCACCTGCTGCCGCACCAAAAACTGAAACCGAGTCCACAAAAGCGGCTGTTCAGCCGACTCAAGAAGCGACAGTGGCGGCGACACCGGCAGTTTCTGTTGGATCTGGCCTCAAACGAGCGCTCGAACTAGATGATGAAGGCCGACCAGTACTTCAGAAGCGACAAAAGAGAGGTGGCCTGAAGTCAAAAATCTCTCTTGTCGCGAGTCAACAGCCAGCTTCAGAAGAATcagaggatgacgacgaatGGAACGGGCTCAGCGGAgatgagaaagaggaagccgatgaagacgatgaagacgagtcTGACGAAAATTCCGAAGATAATTCGAGCGAGGACtccgaagaagatgaatccGAAtccgaagaagaaacaagcgAAGACGAGGTGATGGATGAAGAGCAAAAGAGCCACAGGTCGTCTTCTTTCAAGGCATGGGCCCATCAGCAGATAAACGAGGCACAAGGATACCAACCAGTGGACGCAGCTTCGTCTGTACTGGAGATACCCAAGCCCGAAAACTTCGTCCCTAGGGCTCCCGAGCAAGATCCGCTACCAATGGAATTACAAGTAACCGAAAAGACCTTAAGAAAAGTCTTTAGTGTAGGCGTTGTCCGAACGCCTGAGATTCAAGAGGCTCGAATGAAGCTCCCGGTTGTCTCTGAGGAGCAGAGGCTCATGGAAGCAATTCACAACCATGACATTGTCGTAATATGCGGTTCTACCGGTTCCGGAAAGACGACGCAGGTACCCCAATTCTTGTACGAAGCAGGCTATGGGTCTCCCGATTCTCCAACACCAGGCATGATTGGCGTCACCCAGCCTCGTAGGGTTGCTGCTGTCAGTATGTCTAAGCGAGTGGCGGACGAACTGGGAGATCATTCCAGCGCAGTGGCTTATCAAATCCGATTCGAGGGCAACGTTGACGCAAAGACGGCCATCAAGTTCATGACTGATGGTGTGTTGCTTCGAGAAGTTGCGCAAGATATCACTCTGCGAAAGTATTCGGCTATCGTTATCGACGAGGCTCACGAGAGAAGCGTCAATACCGACATCTTAATTGGTATGCTCAGTCGAGTCATTAAGCTGAGGACCGAATTGTCGCAAGAGGACCCAACGATCAAGCCTTTGAAACTCATCATCATGTCTGCCACGCTACGGATAGAAGATATGACCATGAATCCGACTCTCTTCCCAACACCACCCCCTGTTGTGGAGGTTGAAGGACGCCAGCATCCAGTGACTATTCACTTTGCACGTCGCACGCACTCTGACTACGTAGAAGaagcatttaaaaagattTGCAGAGGCCATAAAAAGCTACCACCTGGTGGATTTTTGGTCTTCTTAACTGGCCGCAACGAGATTTTGCAGCTGAGCAAGAAGTTAAAGGCTGCTTTTGGAGGACCAAGGTCAGCTGAAGGCCCCAAGGTGCAGATATCGGCGACCGAAGCACCAGTTGAAGTCGAAGATCTCGAATTTGGCGATGTTGATGCCCACGATTTTGACGACGACATAGACGGCATCGAATCTGATgacgaaggagaaggagaagacgaaTTCAAgattgacgaagaagatgaagttgtTCCCCTCAAGATGCAGATACTGCCTCTCTACTCGTTACTTCCTGTCAAAGAGCAGCTGAGGGTTTTTGAAGACGTTCCAGAAGGAACTCGAAAAGTCATATTGGCAACCAACGTTGCAGAAACCAGTTTGACCATTCCTGGTATGCGATTTGTTTTCGACTGCGGACGCTCAAAGGAAAGGAACTATGACCGTCTCAGTGGTGTCCAAAGCTACGAGATTGGCTGGATTAGCAAAGCTAGCGCTAGCCAGCGATCTGGTCGTGCTGGACGTACCGGACCTGGTCACTGCTATCGACTCTACTCATCGGCTGTCTATGAGAGAGACTTCCAAGAGTTCTCAGATCCCGAATTACTCCGTACACCTATCGAAGGCATTGTGTTGCAGCTCAAAGCCATGAACTTGCAGAACGTCGTCAACTTCCCCTTCCCAACGCCTCCCGACCGACAGATGCTTGCCAGGGCTGAAAAATTACTTACATATCTTTCTGCCATATCCCCTAGCGGACAAGTTACAAAGGTTGGAACAACAATGTCCATGTTCCCCCTATCGCCTCGATTTGCAAGGATTCTGCTCGTGGGACATCTCCACAACTGCCTGCCCTATACCATTGCTCTGGTAGCTGGACTGTCCGCAGCGGAAGTCTATCTCTCGGAGAGTCAAGCAATCCCGGCTCTGGCTGCTAAAGAGGACACCGAGATTCGTACTGCAGAAGATGTGATTGCCGAGGATCGCCAAGCCAATGCCAGACGACTATTCAACCAGGTTCAGAAgaatttctgcttcttggatGACAAATCTGACGCTAttaagctgctgcaggtggTAGGCGAGTATGCGCATGAACCGACTGAGAAGTGGTGCGAGGCTCATTTCGTCCGCTTCAAGGTCCTCAAGGAGATTCAACAGCTGCGGAAACAAATCACAGACCTGCTGCGCACAAACATTCCTTCGTTCGCGGCGCTCAAGTACCAGGACAAGCTAGATCCCCCATCACCAAAGCAGGTCAGTGCTTTGAAGCAAATGACTGCAGCTGGCTTCTTGGATCAAGTGGCTATCCGCGCTGATCTGGCACCCAATCCGCCCGAGCAGTTCAGAAAGCCACGCCGAGCTATCGATGTGCCATATATACCCCTTATTCCTTTACACAGACCCGGCAGCGGCGAAGATCCATGCGTT
This window encodes:
- a CDS encoding uncharacterized protein (EggNog:ENOG41~TransMembrane:4 (o20-43i64-85o111-130i137-160o)), with protein sequence MSRYFPHTPYAEDQPLPHVILITHVLTRAVTTGSIIGLAITGIRQSVPKWRHPGPLPERLLLSVSRNTVITTALVGGIGIPARMWGRELIEWQDRSWRLLENRGQLETDDWTYAGMGAALLATGLIRVRGAGGPAKLGWHGVVGAAGLGSVGGMIGYMAWRYGINGGKFVEKDKKGEKSI
- a CDS encoding uncharacterized protein (EggNog:ENOG41~CAZy:GH79~SECRETED:SignalP(1-19)); the encoded protein is MLTQNAVFALLSAASSVAADVYTIPSQPNANGEPFDGFVSYSIEFSSFPDFAGNKSAPNTFSYNLINNLGAISGSKPYIRVGGNTQDYALYNASLKTSLVGIVNPNRSPDYPTTIHIGPSYFESYSTWPGVKFSHGLNLGLGANRSEGWQTLVDTVPLACKALSHGNLYTWEYGNEPDLYSTSAQGPVRPSTWNESTYAWQWLNGTAEIKKQIQKHCPALSLFGEPKFMAPSYAGTGNHLKAPLAFQDGLDKNKDIQFFSTHNYISGATSPGVTLQGTLMNHSRTVGSIQGHLPEYNAIFATPEAQKATPLIFGECNSLYNQGRPGLSNTFGAALWGIDFNLYAASVGFKRVHMHMGTNYRYQAWQPIETDLASRGTKAPYYGSIAVSATLGASNILPVSITNIPLADAREAAYAAHYTSPLLNGHLARITVLNMRGYNTTVDGQGLEPVANPPPRPSQSYTFAVSGVRNGEIVGIQRLLANGSDAITGITFDGWSYNYELALGKPVRLHNVTVGETAVVKNGQVTVQVPDSSAVVLNFPLL